One segment of Phosphitispora fastidiosa DNA contains the following:
- the ablB gene encoding putative beta-lysine N-acetyltransferase yields the protein MIGEKDTFDRETSLVKMNTDEFAVEAVNDCRSRRIRVVDYQARDIGALANYIEILGSKSQAGKIIVYSHKNDWQKFLSLGYRLEGVMNTYFRGDPVYLMSRFLCADRSGSEHLVNEDLILKRILQRKRSCVGADKSSNCKNYSIRILKDDDINTVMDIFRDVFVTYPSPVEERRYFKELTGREGNIMLIAEYKSEIAGIISADIDNRHLSAELTDCVTLPEHRGRGVMAMLIDHMEQKLAQRKLICLYSLARAGIPPINAVMYKKGYTYGGRLINNCDIGGRYENMNIWEKSIK from the coding sequence ATGATAGGGGAAAAAGACACCTTTGACCGGGAAACCAGTTTAGTAAAAATGAACACAGATGAGTTTGCTGTGGAGGCTGTTAATGACTGCCGCAGCAGGCGGATACGCGTGGTGGATTATCAGGCTCGTGATATTGGGGCCCTGGCAAATTACATTGAAATTCTTGGCAGTAAGTCCCAGGCGGGGAAAATAATTGTCTATTCACATAAGAATGATTGGCAGAAGTTTCTGTCTCTCGGCTATAGGCTTGAAGGTGTGATGAACACTTATTTCAGGGGTGACCCTGTGTATTTAATGAGCCGGTTTCTGTGTGCTGACAGGTCTGGCAGTGAACATTTAGTCAATGAAGACCTCATTCTGAAAAGAATTCTCCAGAGAAAACGAAGCTGTGTCGGAGCGGATAAGAGCAGTAATTGCAAAAATTATTCTATTCGAATTCTTAAAGATGATGATATAAATACCGTTATGGATATTTTTAGAGATGTTTTTGTAACCTATCCCAGTCCTGTCGAGGAACGCCGGTATTTTAAAGAACTCACCGGGCGGGAAGGGAATATCATGCTGATAGCTGAATACAAAAGTGAAATTGCCGGAATAATTTCCGCCGACATAGATAATAGGCACCTGAGCGCTGAACTTACAGATTGTGTTACCCTCCCGGAACACAGGGGCAGGGGAGTCATGGCAATGCTTATTGACCACATGGAGCAAAAACTGGCCCAAAGAAAGTTAATCTGCCTGTATAGTCTTGCCAGGGCAGGAATCCCTCCCATTAATGCAGTGATGTACAAGAAGGGGTACACATATGGGGGCAGGCTGATAAACAATTGTGATATTGGCGGCAGGTATGAAAACATGAATATCTGGGAAAAAAGTATAAAATAA
- the ablA gene encoding lysine 2,3-aminomutase: MLANYKKFEKWKEVEPEQWNDWKWQLSNRLTCVEDLQGIVNLTPEEETGIAECLQSLRMAVTPYYAALMNREDPSCPIRKQAIPTALELKHTQYDMEDPLFEEGDSPVPGITHRYPDRVLFLVTDQCSMYCRHCTRRRFAGQSDKALPKKYLDRAINYIRNNPGIRDVLISGGDALVIPDETVEYILGSLKLIKHIEMIRIGTRTPVVLPQRITEDLCRIIKKYHPVWLNTHFNHPREITAEARNACSRLNEAGVPLGNQSVLLRGINDCPNVMKKLLQKLLTIRVRPYYLYQCDMAQGIEHFRTPVSRGIEIMETLRGHTTGLAVPTYVIDAPGGGGKIPVGPQYVISHSTNKIILRNYEGVLCSYREPDDKTAACMECGECKSIRIKSREGVAKLFGEQSISLTPKGNSREKRRENNGVTVS, encoded by the coding sequence ATGTTAGCAAATTATAAAAAGTTTGAAAAGTGGAAGGAAGTTGAACCAGAGCAGTGGAATGACTGGAAGTGGCAGTTGTCCAACAGGCTCACCTGTGTTGAAGACCTGCAGGGAATAGTGAATCTTACACCAGAGGAGGAGACAGGGATAGCGGAATGCCTGCAGTCCCTGCGCATGGCGGTCACTCCGTATTATGCCGCCCTGATGAACCGTGAAGACCCATCCTGCCCCATCCGAAAACAGGCTATCCCTACTGCTTTGGAGTTAAAGCACACCCAGTATGATATGGAAGATCCCCTGTTTGAAGAAGGGGATTCGCCGGTTCCGGGAATTACCCACAGATATCCCGACAGGGTGCTTTTCCTGGTCACCGACCAGTGCTCCATGTACTGCAGACACTGTACCAGAAGACGTTTTGCGGGCCAGTCGGACAAGGCGCTGCCCAAGAAATACTTAGACAGGGCAATCAACTATATCAGGAATAATCCCGGCATCAGAGATGTGCTTATTTCCGGGGGTGATGCGCTGGTAATCCCAGATGAGACTGTGGAATACATTCTTGGAAGCCTTAAGCTCATCAAGCATATTGAAATGATCAGGATAGGGACACGCACCCCTGTCGTGCTGCCCCAGAGAATTACTGAAGACCTTTGTAGGATTATCAAGAAATACCATCCCGTTTGGCTTAATACTCATTTTAATCACCCGCGGGAAATAACCGCTGAAGCCAGAAATGCCTGCAGCAGGCTGAATGAAGCCGGGGTGCCCCTGGGGAACCAGAGTGTGCTGCTGCGCGGAATCAACGACTGCCCCAATGTTATGAAAAAGCTGCTTCAGAAACTGCTGACAATCAGGGTAAGGCCGTACTACCTGTACCAGTGCGATATGGCGCAGGGAATTGAACATTTCCGGACACCTGTATCCAGGGGGATAGAAATAATGGAGACCTTGCGGGGACACACTACCGGGTTGGCAGTACCGACTTATGTTATCGACGCACCTGGCGGAGGGGGAAAAATCCCGGTCGGGCCGCAGTATGTTATTTCCCATTCAACTAATAAAATTATTCTCCGGAATTATGAGGGTGTTCTCTGCTCTTATCGCGAACCTGATGACAAGACTGCTGCCTGTATGGAGTGCGGGGAGTGTAAAAGTATCAGGATAAAATCAAGGGAGGGGGTAGCCAAGCTGTTTGGTGAACAAAGCATAAGCCTTACTCCTAAAGGCAACTCAAGGGAGAAGAGACGCGAAAACAATGGTGTAACAGTATCATGA
- a CDS encoding RluA family pseudouridine synthase: MNRNKGTEEIRETSDEFREWDDEPEELSGAGQELEQGVTGEAKGQRLDVFIAGLDPDFSRTRAQKLVEIGAVTVNGGVAKSNYKVREGDRVLVKIPVPELQEVAVENIPLDIVYEDSDLLVVNKPQGMVVHPAAGNYSGTLVNALLYHCDDLSGINGVIRPGIVHRIDKDTSGLLVVAKNDRAHLSLADQLKEHSVSRKYIALVKGVVKEPGGIVDAPLGRDPRDRKKMAVVTRNSKNAVTKYRVLERFEHYTLVECHLETGRTHQIRVHMAYLGHPVAGDPVYGPKKDALGLKGQALHALLLGFRHPVTGQFMEFQADIPPYFEELIAGLRAQEK, translated from the coding sequence ATGAATAGAAACAAAGGAACCGAAGAAATACGGGAAACATCAGATGAATTCAGGGAATGGGACGATGAGCCTGAAGAATTAAGCGGCGCCGGGCAGGAACTGGAGCAAGGTGTCACCGGGGAAGCTAAAGGACAACGACTCGATGTTTTTATAGCGGGTCTGGACCCCGATTTTTCACGCACCAGAGCGCAGAAGCTTGTTGAAATAGGTGCCGTTACTGTAAACGGAGGTGTGGCTAAATCAAACTATAAGGTCAGGGAGGGGGACCGGGTCTTGGTGAAAATCCCCGTTCCTGAGCTGCAGGAGGTTGCGGTCGAAAACATACCACTGGATATCGTATATGAAGACAGTGACCTGCTGGTAGTCAATAAGCCCCAGGGGATGGTTGTACATCCGGCGGCGGGAAATTATTCGGGGACACTTGTAAATGCTCTTTTGTACCACTGTGATGACCTCTCGGGCATTAATGGGGTGATCAGGCCCGGTATTGTCCATAGAATTGATAAAGATACCTCAGGGCTGCTGGTCGTGGCCAAAAATGACCGGGCCCATTTGAGCCTGGCCGACCAGCTCAAGGAACACTCTGTTTCCAGAAAATATATTGCTCTGGTCAAAGGTGTGGTCAAGGAGCCTGGGGGCATTGTTGATGCCCCTCTGGGGCGTGACCCCAGGGATCGCAAGAAAATGGCGGTGGTTACCAGAAACTCCAAAAATGCGGTCACAAAATATCGGGTTTTGGAGCGGTTTGAACATTATACCTTAGTAGAATGTCATTTGGAGACAGGCCGGACACACCAGATAAGGGTACACATGGCCTATTTGGGCCATCCGGTAGCCGGAGACCCTGTTTACGGACCTAAAAAGGATGCTCTGGGCCTTAAAGGACAGGCGCTGCACGCTTTGCTCCTGGGCTTCAGGCATCCGGTAACTGGGCAGTTTATGGAGTTTCAGGCAGATATTCCGCCATATTTTGAGGAGCTTATTGCAGGGCTGAGAGCTCAGGAAAAGTAA
- the lspA gene encoding signal peptidase II — protein MRYILLALGLLAADQFSKWFVISRMTKSESIPVIEPVFYITYVMNPGAAFGMLPYKTVFFVSVTVVVLLGIIFFARRIPARKVLLKTGLALQVGGAVGNLIDRLRFGQVVDFFDFRVWPVFNIADMGIVFGVGILFIELMKDDWRKQKQEPI, from the coding sequence TTGCGGTACATATTACTTGCTCTGGGACTCCTGGCTGCAGACCAGTTTTCCAAGTGGTTTGTTATCAGCAGGATGACTAAAAGTGAATCCATACCTGTTATTGAACCGGTGTTTTACATAACTTATGTAATGAATCCGGGAGCAGCTTTTGGCATGCTGCCTTATAAGACAGTGTTTTTTGTTTCTGTCACGGTAGTTGTGCTGCTGGGGATTATTTTTTTTGCCAGGCGGATTCCGGCCAGGAAAGTTCTCCTGAAAACCGGGCTGGCGCTTCAGGTTGGTGGTGCGGTTGGAAACCTGATAGACCGCCTGAGATTTGGCCAGGTAGTCGATTTTTTTGATTTCAGGGTCTGGCCGGTGTTTAATATTGCTGATATGGGAATAGTCTTTGGTGTGGGCATACTTTTTATAGAACTAATGAAAGATGACTGGAGAAAACAGAAACAGGAGCCGATATAA
- a CDS encoding TraR/DksA C4-type zinc finger protein, with amino-acid sequence MDRKLMEQFRQKLVQERQEIRERITHMEEGALEVPAQDSISELSMYDNHPADLGTETFERSKDIALREAAQMHLAKIEDALTKIKEGAYGKCDTCGTEIPLERLEAMPATTMCIKCKEKGEQLPDRHPRPIEEDVIVPPFGGFTHDNSEFELGDAEDEIMFDGEDTWQAVARFGTSETPQDISVHGVTDYDHMYIDADENVGTVERVEQIPYEKNVDGMIYQDFDGEDDETIHSREKKGTQKNSHL; translated from the coding sequence ATGGATAGGAAACTGATGGAGCAGTTCAGGCAGAAACTGGTGCAGGAGAGGCAGGAAATCAGGGAACGGATAACACACATGGAGGAAGGGGCCCTGGAGGTTCCTGCCCAGGATTCGATCAGTGAACTTTCAATGTATGACAATCACCCGGCGGATCTGGGAACAGAGACCTTTGAGCGAAGTAAGGATATAGCTCTCAGGGAAGCCGCCCAAATGCACCTGGCCAAAATTGAAGATGCCCTGACAAAGATTAAAGAAGGTGCTTACGGAAAGTGTGATACCTGTGGTACTGAGATTCCTCTGGAGCGGTTAGAAGCTATGCCGGCCACGACTATGTGCATTAAATGTAAAGAGAAGGGGGAACAACTGCCAGACCGGCATCCGAGGCCGATTGAAGAGGATGTGATTGTACCCCCGTTTGGCGGCTTTACACATGATAACTCAGAGTTCGAACTGGGTGATGCCGAGGATGAAATAATGTTTGACGGTGAGGATACCTGGCAGGCAGTGGCCAGGTTCGGTACCTCGGAGACTCCCCAGGATATCAGTGTCCACGGGGTCACCGACTATGACCATATGTATATTGATGCCGATGAAAATGTCGGCACTGTCGAACGGGTTGAACAGATCCCATATGAGAAGAATGTTGATGGGATGATTTATCAGGACTTTGACGGCGAAGATGATGAAACCATCCACAGCAGGGAAAAGAAGGGGACACAAAAGAATTCCCACCTGTGA
- a CDS encoding nitroreductase family protein, which produces MTKDVIEAILERRSTRRFKNEQVPMATIGRIIDAARWAPSAGNVQPWEFYVIYNEKKKYELASAAANQRFIGEAPVIIVVCAIPEMTAARYRERGRNLYVIQDTAAAVQNILLAAEGYGLGTCWVGSFDEPLVMEALDIPRGTIPVAIVPVGYAAETNEPPARRPVDEIVRIIEQPDKQQL; this is translated from the coding sequence GTGACCAAAGATGTTATCGAAGCAATCCTGGAGAGACGGAGTACCAGGAGATTTAAGAATGAACAGGTTCCCATGGCAACCATTGGCAGGATAATTGATGCCGCCAGATGGGCTCCCAGTGCCGGTAATGTCCAGCCATGGGAATTCTACGTGATATATAACGAAAAGAAGAAATATGAGCTGGCTTCGGCAGCGGCAAACCAGCGTTTTATCGGTGAAGCCCCGGTAATAATCGTTGTATGTGCTATTCCCGAGATGACGGCTGCCCGTTACCGGGAGCGGGGCCGCAACCTGTATGTAATCCAGGATACGGCGGCTGCCGTGCAAAACATCCTGCTGGCTGCCGAGGGTTATGGACTTGGCACCTGCTGGGTCGGCTCTTTTGATGAGCCCCTTGTTATGGAAGCCCTGGATATCCCACGGGGCACAATTCCGGTTGCCATTGTGCCTGTCGGCTATGCTGCAGAGACAAACGAACCACCGGCCCGGAGGCCGGTTGATGAAATTGTCAGGATAATTGAGCAGCCGGACAAGCAGCAATTATGA
- a CDS encoding DUF5665 domain-containing protein, translated as MVALAEKKQNGDETYLTRKIDELGTAMEKMKLAEYVELLNRPGRLFYINFFAGVARGLGMAVGFTLLGALVIYTLQRLQVLNLPIIGEFIADIVKIVQNNLKLQ; from the coding sequence GTGGTTGCGCTGGCGGAAAAGAAACAGAACGGGGACGAAACTTATCTGACCCGTAAAATCGACGAGCTCGGGACCGCAATGGAGAAAATGAAGCTTGCAGAATATGTTGAGCTGCTGAACCGTCCCGGGAGGTTGTTTTATATTAACTTTTTTGCCGGGGTGGCCCGGGGTTTGGGAATGGCGGTGGGCTTTACCCTTCTTGGGGCGCTGGTTATTTACACCCTGCAGAGATTGCAGGTTCTTAACCTACCGATTATCGGGGAGTTTATTGCCGATATTGTTAAAATTGTTCAAAACAACCTTAAGCTTCAGTAA
- a CDS encoding cytochrome c3 family protein — protein sequence MKKFSLVMALALALMLTLGVSVALAAPGDYDPDTTSDKYNTPLTSGGGHVDSTTVTPGLVNANQTGKNVDVNDGTSFSDVIKNVEGHATHGEYTNDTNSCASCHQTHTASGRDLLFKNGVYNTCTACHDGTLGFYNVFEGSNAGTFGGDPDKAVGNASVHMATGVMTTSAAPGGNRTSTDVNTWGKEFTCASCHAPHGSYSDRLLHYNPNNMGATAPTDAAGNPTGGKKIVNATLALDATTGHYTAADADGNAITEPWLYGYTYGKPKAYWSQIRVLYDSNGDGTAEWNYKVQGDPTKSYNDVLEVHYNEGYFTDPSGVLPADLGQVQMDVAPVTVVKVGVNQIATAPNNVPVNEVTTYVSGVNAFCAACHTDYNANSAAEETGTFSSAFRHKISQGLKSDMIGEGTNMVCLTCHFAHGTDAAIMLDAQNQPVTSPDVNASSALKRYTNMAVCWKCHSDSKAETFKNTQYFWDQKAAGTNPTI from the coding sequence GTGAAAAAGTTCAGTTTAGTAATGGCGTTAGCGCTGGCCTTAATGCTGACACTCGGAGTAAGTGTTGCACTTGCCGCACCAGGAGATTATGATCCTGACACAACTTCTGACAAGTACAATACTCCTCTGACTTCCGGCGGTGGTCATGTAGATTCAACCACCGTTACACCCGGGCTGGTAAACGCTAACCAAACAGGTAAAAATGTAGATGTTAATGATGGAACCAGTTTCAGTGATGTTATCAAAAACGTTGAAGGGCACGCGACACACGGTGAGTACACCAATGACACCAACTCCTGTGCTTCCTGCCACCAGACTCACACCGCTTCAGGCAGGGACCTGCTGTTCAAAAACGGTGTTTATAACACCTGTACAGCTTGCCATGACGGTACTTTAGGCTTCTATAACGTATTTGAGGGTTCCAATGCCGGTACCTTCGGCGGTGACCCTGACAAGGCAGTAGGTAATGCTTCAGTTCACATGGCTACCGGTGTAATGACTACCAGTGCAGCACCAGGTGGTAACAGAACCAGTACTGATGTAAACACATGGGGTAAGGAATTTACCTGTGCAAGCTGCCACGCTCCGCACGGTTCCTACAGTGACAGGCTTCTCCACTACAACCCTAATAACATGGGCGCCACTGCTCCTACAGATGCAGCCGGCAACCCGACTGGTGGTAAGAAGATTGTAAATGCTACCCTGGCTTTAGATGCAACAACCGGACACTATACAGCAGCAGATGCTGATGGAAATGCTATTACAGAACCATGGCTCTATGGTTACACCTATGGAAAGCCCAAGGCCTACTGGTCACAGATTCGTGTCCTGTATGACAGCAACGGAGACGGGACAGCAGAATGGAACTACAAGGTTCAGGGTGACCCGACCAAATCCTATAATGATGTCCTTGAAGTTCATTACAATGAAGGCTATTTCACAGATCCAAGCGGCGTACTGCCGGCTGACCTGGGTCAGGTTCAGATGGATGTAGCTCCTGTTACAGTTGTTAAGGTAGGCGTGAACCAGATTGCTACCGCTCCCAACAATGTACCTGTTAACGAAGTTACAACTTATGTGTCAGGTGTTAACGCATTCTGTGCTGCCTGCCACACTGATTACAATGCTAACAGCGCCGCAGAAGAAACAGGTACCTTCAGTTCAGCATTCCGTCACAAGATCAGCCAGGGCCTCAAGTCTGACATGATCGGTGAAGGCACTAACATGGTATGTCTGACCTGTCACTTTGCTCACGGTACTGATGCTGCAATTATGCTGGATGCTCAGAATCAGCCTGTAACTTCACCTGACGTAAACGCATCCTCAGCTCTGAAGCGTTACACCAACATGGCTGTATGCTGGAAGTGCCACAGTGATTCTAAGGCTGAAACCTTCAAGAACACTCAGTATTTCTGGGATCAAAAAGCAGCAGGAACCAACCCGACTATCTAA
- a CDS encoding 6-bladed beta-propeller encodes MAEVAGKTGIIIKRKYVYWIIQLMFVIALTGFLYSYLTNKDVFNGLQNFANTPSGEPSFVRLIYGKFGGGEFDKPMAVTVANEQIYIADTNNKRVQIFDYDGNPIKTFGEAGSEPGQFQFPYGLAGDSKGNVYVADLYNGSVSRFDKDGNFKGLFAEKSASEGVFQMPAGIAIKNDRVYVTDVKLHTVKVFDLNGKLVSEFGKKGTKPGELNAPNAAAVDDAGNVYVTDTGNQRLQVFDKDGKYKKTVNGSKDGKGQSVFVNPRGIGVDSKGNLYAVSNLTHRIYGFDKDGKQVFSIGGYGEGEKQFSLPNGMFIDDRGRIYVTDTTNQRVAVFQTQ; translated from the coding sequence ATGGCAGAAGTTGCGGGAAAAACAGGTATTATTATCAAGAGAAAGTACGTCTACTGGATTATACAGTTAATGTTTGTAATCGCACTGACAGGTTTTCTATACAGTTACCTTACCAATAAGGATGTTTTCAATGGTCTGCAGAATTTTGCCAACACTCCTTCGGGTGAGCCGTCTTTTGTAAGACTGATTTACGGCAAGTTCGGGGGCGGTGAGTTTGATAAACCAATGGCAGTTACCGTAGCCAATGAACAGATTTATATTGCTGATACAAATAACAAGAGGGTCCAGATTTTTGATTATGACGGAAATCCCATCAAGACCTTTGGCGAAGCAGGCTCCGAACCCGGACAATTCCAGTTCCCGTACGGGTTGGCAGGAGACAGCAAAGGTAATGTATATGTAGCCGACCTGTATAACGGGTCTGTATCCAGGTTTGACAAGGATGGTAATTTCAAGGGCCTGTTTGCCGAGAAGAGCGCCTCGGAAGGTGTTTTTCAGATGCCTGCCGGGATAGCAATTAAAAATGACAGGGTTTATGTAACTGATGTCAAGCTTCATACAGTAAAGGTCTTTGACTTAAACGGTAAATTAGTCAGCGAGTTCGGCAAGAAAGGCACTAAACCCGGTGAGCTGAATGCTCCCAATGCGGCAGCCGTGGATGACGCCGGAAATGTATATGTTACTGATACAGGAAACCAGAGGCTCCAGGTCTTTGACAAAGACGGGAAATACAAGAAGACAGTTAATGGTTCCAAGGATGGCAAAGGCCAGTCTGTGTTTGTCAATCCAAGGGGTATCGGAGTCGACTCCAAGGGGAATTTATATGCCGTCAGCAATCTGACCCACAGGATTTACGGTTTTGACAAAGACGGTAAACAGGTATTTTCCATCGGTGGATACGGTGAAGGTGAAAAACAGTTCTCCCTGCCTAACGGTATGTTTATTGACGACAGGGGCCGGATATATGTGACAGACACCACCAATCAGAGGGTAGCCGTTTTCCAGACACAGTAA
- a CDS encoding tetratricopeptide repeat protein, which translates to MSSAAPEAGKIRINSHEKTFTLLQAIAVILISATVFAASGFLVGKTFFWKSVEQTRVEQQLAFYKSQVDAEPKKPEMRVNYGYTLFLKGQNNEALQQFQIAADLDKKYAAPYYNMGLVYKDMDKYDEALEAFSQAAKLSPRDYKPFMMMGVVYNLQGNYKSAITALNRANDENPGSADVIYQIGVSAEKTGDKNGAKELYQKALDYDPKFQEAKDALARLK; encoded by the coding sequence ATGAGTTCTGCAGCACCTGAAGCCGGGAAGATAAGGATTAATTCACATGAAAAGACATTTACTCTTTTACAGGCTATCGCTGTTATTTTGATATCAGCAACCGTATTCGCAGCCTCAGGTTTCCTGGTGGGTAAGACTTTTTTCTGGAAGTCCGTGGAACAAACCCGTGTGGAACAACAGCTGGCATTTTATAAGTCCCAGGTTGACGCTGAACCGAAAAAGCCTGAAATGAGGGTCAACTACGGGTACACTCTGTTCCTTAAAGGTCAAAATAATGAAGCCTTGCAGCAGTTTCAGATTGCTGCCGACCTGGACAAGAAATATGCTGCTCCTTACTACAATATGGGATTGGTTTATAAGGACATGGATAAGTATGATGAGGCGCTGGAAGCATTTTCCCAGGCTGCCAAGCTGTCACCGAGGGATTACAAGCCCTTCATGATGATGGGTGTGGTCTATAACCTCCAAGGCAATTACAAGTCGGCGATTACTGCTCTCAACAGGGCTAATGATGAGAATCCGGGCTCAGCAGATGTTATTTATCAGATCGGTGTTTCTGCTGAGAAAACAGGGGATAAAAATGGAGCCAAGGAGCTTTACCAGAAAGCTTTAGACTATGATCCTAAGTTCCAGGAAGCCAAGGATGCTCTGGCCAGGCTTAAGTAA